CTCGCCTGTACTGCTGTTTCCTGCGCGTAGGACCGTCTCCTACTCCGAAAATATGttcataaaaaaatataaaagtttttttttgaggaaaaatgaatttCCAAACAAGTTTGAATCTTATTCTACATTTTTACTTTAAATGTTTTTCATGGGTACACGCTTTCAACTCTCAATCATTATCTGAGAGATATTGCAAGGGGGACAACAAATgtctctgtttggattgtaagttatttgagattatttgggatatttttactgtagcactttttgtgatgtgatgtatgtgagataaaaagatattgggaagataaaaaggtgtattggaaattgtaaagatgatgtaagcaaataaaattggggaaatatgaagcaatccaaacaaactgtATACATACTAGTTGGACTCTAGAAAAAATGTTGAGAACTAAATAGGAAAAACCAATAATATAATATGCTGCACTAAATAAAAGATTTTTAATTAATGCTTTTAGCCTTGTAGAGTTTTGTAGTGTTTTTAACTAATCCATAACGCAGTAATCATGGATTTTTGAAAGAATTAATTTCAATAAAGCCCTCCAATTGTGAATATGTGATACTTGAGTGCTCTCTAAATACTTTTGTCTATTTGGCCCCTCAAGTTATGATGTGTATCAATTCGACTCTCAAATGTACTACTACTTTAGTTTACACCCTTTATTTCCATTCTTATTACTTAGTTTCATTAGCAGCACTTAGAGAGCTTCTAGGAGCAAATATCATTAGGGTAGCTACCCCTCGTCTAATTCCAATTTAAGGGGCCTTAGGCCTCTCCtttgtccttcaaaaaaataaaaaaaaaatagaaaaaaagccTCGCCTttgtaaccaaaaaaaaaatacacacacaaTTGGTCAATTTCACTATTTATCTTAAATAAGGGGAAGCATTGAAACGACAATTGATAGATAAGGGACCAAATTAGTAGAAAGGCTAATAATATATGAAGGCATGGAATGGTGGGGGTGCAATTATAAAATTTAAAAGAGGCAGAATTTAAAGTTGACAAATtgattggcattttcatgttttggagGATTCATTTAGACAaaattaccccaaaaaaaatttaaagaaaaatccATTCTCCAAACGTAGTACTCTATCATGGCCTATAAAAGTAAGAAATGGCACGTATAAACCCATAGTGTGTGTTTTGTCCATTTTTTTTGGgtcggatttttttttttttggggtgccATCAAGCAACGTGAATGAACTCAGAAAACCCCACGATAAAatgcaaagaagaaaaaaggtaTCCACTCGTGGTACTGAAGTCTCCTAGTTGTCCGTACTGGAGAGTCTAGACAACTCCACTCAATCAAcgagtcctcaaatctccaacTCCTTTTTCCTTTCAGTCCAAAATCAAACACCTGGTGGGTCTTCATGATTTCTCCTCAATCTTTTTCACATAATTCAGAATTACCCATCAAGACAAAGCCAAGTAGTTTGATATTTTTCAAGTTGATAATTTTGTAGAGCAGTAGTAATGATATTACCAGTAGCAAAGCTAGGAACACTTGCCTTAAAGACAATCTGCAAACCCATTGCTAGACGCATCAAGAAAGAGGCTACCTTTCACCCTCAATTTAGATTGTTCATCACCAATATTGCCCAGGTCTAGTTTCTACTTGATGATACTACATCCCTTTTTGCAGCTCAGGTTTTTTAGCTATttagttcttttgtttttctgggttataattgaaattgaatgaTACTGCAAGATATCTTGATTGTAATGTTAATGCTCAGTAAATTCTGCTGCTGTAGAATCTTGTAAGTTGGTGTAGTTAGATTTGCTTTCCCCTTCAGTATTATCTTCTGATATTTCTTAGAATTGATCTTCTGATTTGTCATGAGTCGTCTGCATTATATTTGTGGAAAATAACAAGGAGCCCAGATATTCTATGAAGGATTGATGGAATGATGTTTTGGAGAATAATTTCAAAGCTATAACATTATTTGAagataaatatataataaaacaaTTGGTGGCGTtaaagaggaaacaaaaagcATCGAGAAAGAATAAGGCTATtgtattttttatttgctttggaTAGAAGCCATTTGGAAACCATTGTGACTGTAACAAATGTATTTACTATTTAGGCCCTAAAGGACATCACGAAATGATCTGAAACATGTCACTGCTTTGTTTTTCAATGTAGGCCCTTGCTTGAAAACAAAGATTGTAGTTATAAGAAGTGCACTCACACGTTTGCGTGATAGCTGTAAGCAAATAATGACTCAGGGAACTTGATATTGCATTATTGCAATTTGAAGCCATACCTGTATTGTGTCGAACTGTAAGGGTAAAAGGGCGTAGGAGATCTGTAAAAGCTGAATCTTTCATCAGAGTTGGTGGAAGAATCTGTGAGTAGTATATTAGAATGATGCTCTTTCTTCTCTGCTTATGGGGATTTTCTTTCCTGCATAGACTTCACAGATTCTTTTCTGTTCTTGCATCAGGCAAACCACAGATTAACAACAACTATACAGAGGCAAATTTATGGACATGCGACAGACGTTGCAATTCGCCCTCTGAATGAAGAAAAAGCTGTTCAAGCTGCTGCTGACCTGTTGGGTGAACTCTTTGTTTTTGCGGTAATACTGAATTTCTTCTCATGTATCATTTTAGATTGGGTCTCTGAGTTCATTATTCTTAAAatcctttgtcttgaactttTTTAGCGTGTAATTGATTTTTCTACCCCGTGGTTTGACTTGCTCTCAATTTGCTCTGGTGAGGATGTCCTGCCTTTTGGTCTATTGTTGTTAATAATTGTTGTATTAACAAATAACAATAGGTATGTTTCTTTTCAGTGATATTTAGAATTTGACCATGCTTGACTAACTCTGATGGTCATTGTGGGTAGTGATCCTGTCCACTTCAAGACATAAATGCCATCTTGCTTTATATTTGAGCAATTTTGTGCGTTCTGCTTTCTTTTGTTGTATTTAACTCTTTCAACAATATAAAAGTACCAATATTTTATGCCTGAAAGGACAGAACAAAACATGCTTGTCAGACAAGAAAGATTTATATATCTTAGAAGGATCTCACTGTTCTTGAATTTTTTCCCCTTTATGTAACTTTTAAAATTGAAAATATTTGTCATTAGGCTGTCAATGATTGTTCTACAATACGCTTAAGTTGTTCTACAACAAAATTTGTTGTTCTTTGTATTTAAAGGAAGTTAATTAAGAAGTAAAAGGTTTAATTTTTTATCACTACAAATGATGGTtgcaaagaaaaacaaaaactgaCTGAATCAAATGGAGCACTTTTCTAGGCAAGAAGGAAGTAATAAGAGAGTATACCTATGAACAAATTCTATATATGGAAGTAAAAGATTTGCACCTACAGTGCAATGCTACATATGGTTAAATGAAAAATTAACCCTCTACGGACAAACTAATAACACGAAGAACTATGAAAATTAATTGAAGGTACATTTAAAGAGGAGAAAGGACCATAAtattttgagggaaaaaatCAAACGGAGGGGAGGGCAAGAAAGTATAACAAAATCTTTTGGGGAAAAGTTAggagataaaataaaatttatataatgTTAGAAGTAAAAATGCAGTTTGTCAGAAGTTAGGGgctactgctgctgctgctccCCCATTGCCTCCGCCACTGGTGATGGATGTTGTGAGTTGTGACTCAACTATATCCATGAATCACGTGAAAGAGTGCAACTTGTAGAATCAACCAACAGATGGCACTTAATTTTCGTGACTATATGGTGAAAAGTAGGATCTCTTCTGAAGGACGACATGCTTTATACTTGTTCTCGTTTGTTTTCAAGTAAAGGTAACAAATTTTACAGTTTTAGGCCAAATTGGAAATGGTGTATTGTTGGGTGCAAGTAGTAAGATTACCGTTCGGGAAACAAATTGTAACAAGCACAGTTGTTTGGAGGTgtaagatgaaattatttactTGTGTTATTTTGTAGTGCTAAAACTGGATGTGCATACTCTTTCAAGTTATTTGTTGTGATTCTCTTTCTTTGTCTTTCTGCTTAAGACACTATCTCATGGTCCATTTCTTTTTATTAGGTAGTCGGAGTGGCTGTTCTCTTTGAAGTGCAAAGAAATGCTAGATCAGAAGCTAGAAAGGAAGAAATGCGTAAACAAGAACTAGAGGTCTGTATTTTTTGTTCatgtagtttcttttttctccttttctgatGCTTTTTGTCTCTATTCTCTTTAAGatttctctttcaaaataatTAGGCGGTATGTTCAATGGGGAAAATGATTGTCTGGACTTTTATGATGACCTATTATTAAAATAGTTCTCCATTTTGCTGTGATGAGTGCTTTTCTGTTGTCATATTCTGGTATACATCACTTTCCAAAGTCACTTGTTCCCTTTGAACTGTCTACATAAAGATAGCAACCGGATCAACTGCCAAAAAATGTAGGATATGGACATTCCCCTGATGGGATCCTGTAAATGTCCTACGCTTGTGAAATTCTAATGGTTTTGTGGACATCTCATCTGGAACGCCTTTGTTAGGTCGAAAAGAACATTATAATGAATTAAATGGCACACTGTAAAGACTTGTGAATATTTAAAAATCAAGATGGGACACATATCATAAAATTGTTTGTTTGAAGGAAGGTAAAGTGGATAAGGAGAATTGAATCTTGTTCTGTTAATGACTTATTCTTATGGTAAGTTCAATGTTCTGCACTGATCAATGCCAGTTGTTATTGTTTCCTTGTTATGGTGAGTCCTGTGTTCTGCAGTGATGAATTCCATTCgttattttttctaatcacctcattttttaaatttaccTGTTTCAATTTCACTAGTTCATCAAAGTCCTTTTTAAGAAGTATGGGATAGGAACACTTCCAATATCCCATGATTTTTATGGCTTACATGTGTAAGGCTATGACACTTGAAGGACATCTGGTGTGATATTTCTTTTGCTAATTGTAAAGTGAACATGAGTTGTTCAACCACATCGCTTGTTAAGAGACTTGTTAAGACTTGAACATGGCTCACCATTTTATCTGTTGAATATTGTAAAGACTGCCTATATTTAATCATTCTGATATATAGCAACTTGGAGTGCTCAGAAAATAAAAGCAACTTGGAGGACCCTGTACACTTTGATTTCCTCATGGTCTCATGGTGCATGGTCATTTGTGATAAAGCATAAATGACTGTGGAGACCATATAATGCATATGCTAAGAAAGTTGGTTGCCTTTAAACAACTCATTGCTATACTGTAGATTGCTAAATTACCATCTAGAAACATTGTGCATCTAGTACTGAAATAGGCTGCACATGTCTGCTGTGAAATTTTGATATGGCAGATTATCATGGGTTCTTAGCTTCTGTTGCTTTGGTCATTTGTGTCTGTGCAGTATGCTAGCTAGCTAGGTAAAGCCATACACTATAGCTAGAAGATGCTTAATCATATCATTCACAGGGAAGAGAAGTGCCTGTCTATGCGACATAGTTATTGTCAAGAATTTCTTGAcattattctttttgttttttttttatttaatacaTTGTTGAGCAATCAAGCAGTAGTTTCTTGGTCCTCTTTTTAGCAGCAGAGTATCAGAGTAAAGTccatgaaattatccctttgcTAACTTTGCGCATTTTCTTCACTAATTTGACATGAAACATGCTTATTTCTTCAATTAGTTTTTGAGCACGTAGGAAATCATGGTGTTAAACATTTTTCTGCGCAGGAAACCGAGTAGAGTTGAGGTTATTTCTCTCAATGTGAATTCCTTCTGCTTCTTTTTTTCATATGAGAAATTAATTTGTTGTCATTCATATTAGGCATTGAAGCAACGAGATGAAGATTTGTCCAAAGAAGTTGAGATTCTCAAGTACAAAGTCGTGGAACTGGAGCACCTTGTTAAAGGACGAAGGCATAATATTTTCAGCTTGACGCAAGCTGATAGCATGAATGACAAAgttaaaacttgatttattgTCGTGTCATGGCAGTAAAAACTTGTACAATGGGAGTCGAAATACTCAGAATGGAACTTTGACCAGAGATGCAAATTTTAGGCATTTCTGAGAATCTGTAGCTGCTCTTGCCAAACTAATATGACTCAAAAATTCTTGACTCCTTGCGGGAGCAAAATCAGATAATACAAGTTGTAGAAAGATGTATGTTCACCATCTTTTTATGTGGATCAGCTGGACTAGATAAAGCGCATTTGGATATTAAACTTGCAATAGGGAGCCGAAGCAGAGTTCTGTCTCTTTTGCTCTGCATGTCTATTAGCGCGAGTACATTTAGCTGTACTCTATTTTGTAGCATTTTCCTAATCAACCACCATCATCAGCCACTGTTTCATGTCATTCCTTCCACATTGAAATCGCCAACCAAAAACCAGAACCACTTCAAGCAATGGCTAAACACAATATCCAGAGAGTTTATTTGCAAAATGAAAAGATTTATCATGCTATTAGACCACCAGAGTGTGAATTTCGGGGACCAAAAATCTGGTGGCTATGGTTTCTTTTATGAAactcttattattattattttttggttgGTTATTGTgatttcaatctttttcttgGTGGTAAACTCTTGCAATTTATAGGCAAAAACTAGTAAATTAAATCggtgtttttttccctcaattttctggttttaaCACCATATATGATTGGGCAATTTAATGTCAAATTGACTCTGTGTATAAAAGGATTTGTTTTGAAGTGGTAATTTGACAATATGGTTTTGTTGGAGCAATGGAGGTGCAACAAATGTAAAAGAGCAATTGAAGGAAGAGTCGGGATTTGGCAGTAATATAGTAGCATTTTAAGGAAGCagtttttttcaaaaaaaaaaaaaaaaaaattctccttGTTCCTTCCggggattaaaaaaaaaaaaaaaaaaagaattataaaCAAACCGAATAAGTAGAATAAAAACAGAACATTGGAAATATTAACTTACAACTTACAGTTAAAAACAGAACAGATAGATATCAATACGTACATTAAAACATCGGAAATATTAACTACTTAAAACATTAATTGTTTCCCTAATGCGAAATGAGTCAAACTTTGTTCAACGGATAGATATGAATACGGGGAATATGTGCAATCTTGGGCCACTCTGCGCCACTTCCTTTGGTGCATCTCTCTGCTAAAAGAGGACACCTGGTGATAGATAGATAATTTAAATTGGTGAGGTGTCGCATTGCTTCTGCAGAGGGCAATTGTCTGAGGTTAGAGCAATTACTAGTCACCAATTTTCGAAGATTCCGAAGGCTACCCATCCACTCTGGAAGAACTTCCAACCCCTCAAACCTGCAAAGAAGTAAAGTTCCCAAGGTAGAGAGATGCTGAATTTGGTCTGGGAGAGACGTGATTTTTGGCCATCCATACAATCCAAGACTCTCCAGAGAGACGAGATTGGTGGTGGAGTGTGGCCCCGGAAAATGATCAAGGTCGTCAGAGAAGCCACCAAGTTCCAAGTACCGGAGACTAGGGAATACCTTAATTGATGAAGAAGAATTCGAGGGAACCATTGCATCTGACCACTCCTCTAGACTTCCCATGTTCCGAAGCACAAAGCGCGACAGTTTCGGAAACAGAGTGACTGGTTTCCCATCTCTATTACTAGTGCCGCTACTACAAGAAGCGCTGCTCCTTGCATTAATATCGAGACCATAGAATTCAGCCCCAATGCGCTTCACATTGTGTAAGGAGACCATCTCTAAGGACTCGAGACAAGGCAAGTCCCCTAGTGGTGGTACTTGTTCACACTTACCCAATTCCTCCAACGTGAGGCGTACCAGATTCCGAAGTACCGTCACGCGATCCTTTGCCACCATCCACGACGGAAACCTTGAACCTTTGAAACCACTAATGGCTAAATCTTTCAAGTTTGGGTGAGGTTGGAGACCTTCCATGACACTGTTGATGTTGTCGTCACAATCTTCTTTCGTGCCATCCCATGAAAGTCTTAAACCTTGAATGCTTGattttttggacaaatttgctTTTGCTGCGGATTCAAAGCTGCTCACATTCTCAAGTCCAAAAATTTTTAGCTCGCCTCGGAGGTTGCGCAAGCATTCCAACTCCTCAAGTTGACATCCCTTGGCTTGGCTTATCCTGAAGTGGGGCAACGTCCGAAGATTAGCCAACTGCCCAATCCCTGGGAAAAAACATGATTGGCCCATAGCAGATGAACACTCGAAATGCCTCAAGTTAATTAAATTGCTAAACTTCTCAGGTATCTCTTTCAAGTAATACACTTTCAAGGTCATCAAATTGTAGAGCTTTGTGATGGAATCTGGCAGAACGGTGATTTTTGTTCGACTGATATCAAGATGTCTTAAATGTTTCATATCACCCACTGCAATCGGGAGATGAGTAACAAACCAGCAATCTACTATTAACACAGAAAGATATCTAGACCTTTCCAAGATGTCTTCGAGCATGATACCATCACCCCCAAAATAATAAAGCGTTTGCAAATTTGGAGGAATCCCTTCGATATTCTTTAACACCTTCCCTCGACTCTGAATGACGGTCAAATGCATAACTTCGTCATCGTGACTGACTACCATGCCATCCTCTGTGTTTAAGAAACAATTATTTGACACTTGCAATGAAAGATCATGCACAAGGTCGTGCATCCTGCAGAACTCGATTCCGTACTCAGGAGCAGCTTGCAACAAAGAACTCCGAAGCAATATGTTGAAGTAGTCGCTGCCTATATCCTCCATTTGCAAATGACCTCCTCCCATGGCATCATTAATCAATCCCTGGGCCATCCAAATCTGTATCAAGTTTTTTTTGTCCATGACAGTGTCCTTCGGGAAGATGGAACAACTTGCAAAGCATTGTTTCACTGGCAATGAAGGTAAGTTGTCGTAACTCAGCCTCAGGACCGACATGACTCCACCTTCATTATTGGTCGACTCGTTCCATAGTTCATTCTTCTCAACCTTCAACCATTCCGAGGCATCCTTTTTGGAATACAACAAACCCCCAATCACTTTGATTGCTAATGGCACGCCGCCACACTTTTTCAATATCCTTCTGCCAATGTCCACCAAATCTTGAGTCTTTCTTGCACCACCGTCTGCAAATGCTAGTTTTTCAAACAACATCCAGCTATGATCATCTGAGAGGATGCCTAGATGATGTAAACCAGATGTTTGCATTGCTGAGGCTACCTCATCACTACGTGTGGTAGCCAATATTTTGCTTCCTGTAGCACCCCCTATTGCCAACAGACATCTCCTCATGCGATCCCATTTCTCTCGATTGTCATTCCAAATATCATCAAGCACAAGCAAGCAACTTTTTCCTTTCAGATTTTCTTGAAGCTTCCTCACCAATGCTTCCCTGGTTGTCGTCTCAGCGCTTTTTCCCCCGAGGGATTGAAGCATATCATTCAACAGCCTTTCCACTTTGAAAtcatcacacacacacacccatATTGTTTTATCAAAGTGCTTCACTACACTGTCATTTTTTAGCACCAATTGTGCAAGGGTTGTTTTACCCTGCCCACCCATCCCAACTATTGAGATGACAGGTAAATCCTTCTTATAGTCTGAGCTAATTAACATGCTTACAACTTGAGATACCTCAACCTCCCTCCCACCGTTTCTGACTCGTCCACAAAAGGATCAGTCGACCGATCCTCTTTGTGATCAGCAGATGTCATGGGTAGTTGAGCTGGATGAAGCCCTTCTGATTTGCTTCTCTGTAAGCTTCCTCTAGAGATGCGCTAACTTCTTGATCTTGTTAGCCATCTCTGACGAAAGGAAATAGGATTTGAGAGAAGAAAAGAAGTTGCGTACCTTGTCGCGCTTCCGATTCTCAACCTTGTGCCGCAGAACTTCATATCCGAAGTCATCCAACACGATCTCAGCATCACGTGCTATGGACTGGAGCCTTTTGAGCCAGAGCTGCACGGCTTCTCTGGTTGATTCTCTGGTTGATTGCTTGCATTTAGCATCAGAAATCAAAGCTTGCATCATCTTTAGTTTGTCGGCAAGCTTCTTAAGGTCTTTCTTTACACCCCATACCCGGCTGACCTCGTCGGCAGCGAGTGGAAGTATCTTATCCAAGATCACACTAACAAAACTAAGCACGGTGTCAGCCATCTTCAAGGGAAACTCTTTAACAGATGAAGGTAAAATGCTTTGCTTGAAGTTGAACAGTTGAACTATATTTTTTTCAGGCAGAGATGGTCAACATTCAACAGCTAGCGTTAGAAAGCAGGGAATCCATTACTTATCTTCCATTTCACTTTTAACAAAACGAAATTTCCTACCAAGTCggaaaactaataaaaaaaagtactgCTCCAAGAAAAGACTAGAGATGATGTCCAACGACCAATTCAGGACCACAGGGCTTGTGGGGTACCATTCAAATAATTGAATCCATAGACCAAACCAACTTTTTGTTTTCGTGGCAGCATTCATGTATTTGGGTAAAGTGACTACTACACTTGCAATCGAGTAATgcattttcaatcatctttgCATATGTGACAAAACTTATCTGTGCCTATGCTTACACTACATTACCCCAATGTTCTCATAATTCATTGCCTAACGCTGGAGAGAAGtgttaaaaacagaaaaaaaaaaaaaaaaaaaaaaagaagaagcttTGTTTCTTTCTTGAACAAAGCAATGCAGCAGCATGTATCTTCcacttatttttttttgtttttcttttccgtgGCTTTTGGTTGGGTCTTCACATGTTAATGCAAAATATGGTGCTTATGATAACAATAACTAGAATGGTATAAAAGTCTGGTCGGATGCAATGTGGGTCTCGtttggcaaatgaatttttgagcgtttgtttaaaattttactgtaatttactataaaagttgtaaaaaaaaattttaagatataAAAACTTTTAGATATTTTTAAATGCATAATTTAtaaactttgagaaatttttttaatgtactactataattaaatttgctaaaaaatttgtaacaaataaattaatttgTCAAACAGGATTTTGGAACTCAAAAGAAGACATGAGTAAAAGATTCTCAGAGAAAGGGtgtgaaaaattaaagaaaagatttgcCCAACATTGAACTTTCAACCTCTAGATGCTCAGAATGGTCTATACCTATGACTAAGTGTGCCCAGACAAGATCCTACAATATATGCAAATGCCTAACCATACATCCAAATCGTGGTCTCCACCAGCACATGTTCATAAAGCAACTACTGACTCACGGCACCAACCATGAATGTGGAGGGCCGGGAATCAAATTATTCCCATCTACTGAATTGATGGAAATATATCAGCTTGATGAGAgaatcaagaaaagaaacaagaatgTAAATTCCCATGGACGCATCACAACAGCATTTGGTTGTATCATTTGACAATTTCAATACCTAAAGACCCTTTGACTAAAAGTGACAATTAACAACACAGTTAACCGAATATTGCGAATATAATACATACACTACAAGGTCTTTCATTCATTGAATCCAAGAGAAGTTTATTGGCAGACGCTATGAGCCGGAGATGTTTCGATTTTTCCTCAGTACATGCAAATATTATCAGGTACAAGAAGCTAGTGTTGAACAGAGGACCAAGAGTTTGTCTC
Above is a genomic segment from Coffea eugenioides isolate CCC68of chromosome 5, Ceug_1.0, whole genome shotgun sequence containing:
- the LOC113771803 gene encoding putative OPA3-like protein CG13603, with the translated sequence MILPVAKLGTLALKTICKPIARRIKKEATFHPQFRLFITNIAQANHRLTTTIQRQIYGHATDVAIRPLNEEKAVQAAADLLGELFVFARVIDFSTPWFDLLSICSVCQKLGATAAAAPPLPPPLVMDVVSCDSTISMNHVKECNL
- the LOC113771804 gene encoding putative disease resistance protein RGA3; this encodes MLISSDYKKDLPVISIVGMGGQGKTTLAQLVLKNDSVVKHFDKTIWVCVCDDFKVERLLNDMLQSLGGKSAETTTREALVRKLQENLKGKSCLLVLDDIWNDNREKWDRMRRCLLAIGGATGSKILATTRSDEVASAMQTSGLHHLGILSDDHSWMLFEKLAFADGGARKTQDLVDIGRRILKKCGGVPLAIKVIGGLLYSKKDASEWLKVEKNELWNESTNNEGGVMSVLRLSYDNLPSLPVKQCFASCSIFPKDTVMDKKNLIQIWMAQGLINDAMGGGHLQMEDIGSDYFNILLRSSLLQAAPEYGIEFCRMHDLVHDLSLQVSNNCFLNTEDGMVVSHDDEVMHLTVIQSRGKVLKNIEGIPPNLQTLYYFGGDGIMLEDILERSRYLSVLIVDCWFVTHLPIAVGDMKHLRHLDISRTKITVLPDSITKLYNLMTLKVYYLKEIPEKFSNLINLRHFECSSAMGQSCFFPGIGQLANLRTLPHFRISQAKGCQLEELECLRNLRGELKIFGLENVSSFESAAKANLSKKSSIQGLRLSWDGTKEDCDDNINSVMEGLQPHPNLKDLAISGFKGSRFPSWMVAKDRVTVLRNLVRLTLEELGKCEQVPPLGDLPCLESLEMVSLHNVKRIGAEFYGLDINARSSASCSSGTSNRDGKPVTLFPKLSRFVLRNMGSLEEWSDAMVPSNSSSSIKVFPSLRYLELGGFSDDLDHFPGPHSTTNLVSLESLGLYGWPKITSLPDQIQHLSTLGTLLLCRFEGLEVLPEWMGSLRNLRKLVTSNCSNLRQLPSAEAMRHLTNLNYLSITRCPLLAERCTKGSGAEWPKIAHIPRIHIYPLNKV